In one Grus americana isolate bGruAme1 chromosome 1, bGruAme1.mat, whole genome shotgun sequence genomic region, the following are encoded:
- the KICS2 gene encoding KICSTOR subunit 2, whose amino-acid sequence MGESIPLGAPVPVEQAVLETFFSHLGIFSYDKAKDNVEKEREANKSAGASWLALLAGLAHLAAAEKAYHSMTFLGQKLGGQSFFSRKDSIRTIYTSLHNELKKVVATGRNALGGTAPHLEELLSHLSEQLCFFVQARMEIADFYEKMYTLSTQKFINSEELVNILESILKKYSSRFHHPILSPLESSFQLEVDVLAHLLKAQAQISEWKFLPSLVNLHSAHTKLQTWGQIFEKQRETKKHLFGGQSQKAVQPPHLFLWLMKLKNILLAKFSFYFHEALSRQTTASEMKTLTAKTNPDYFGKISSFIRKYDAVNVSLIFDNRGSESFQGHGYHHPHSYREAPKGVDQYPAVVSLPSDRPVMHWPNVIMIMTDRTSDLNSLEKVVHFYDDKVQSTYFLTRPEPHFTIVVIFESKKSERDYHFISFLNEISHSLKNSKAFASLKPGSKG is encoded by the exons aTGGGGGAGTCGATCCCGCTGGGCGCGCCGGTGCCGGTGGAGCAGGCCGTGCTGGAGACCTTCTTCTCCCACCTGGGCATCTTCTCCTACGACAAGGCCAAGGACAATGTGGAGAAGGAGCGGGAGGCCAACAAGAGCGCGGGGGCCAGctggctggccctgctggcCGGATTGGCGCACCTGGCCGCCGCCGAGAAGGCCTACCACAGCATGACCTTCCTGGGCCAGAAGCTAG GTGGTCAGTCATTCTTCAGCCGAAAGGACTCCATCCGAACCATCTACACATCTCTGCATAATGAGCTGAAGAAGGTGGTGGCGACGGGTCGCAATGCACTAGGAGGAACAGCTCCTCACTTGGAAGAGCTGCTTTCTCACCTGTCTGAACAGCTCTGTTTTTTTGTTCAGGCTCGGATGGAAATTGCTGACTTCTATGAAAAAATGTACACGCTCAGCACCCAAAAGTTCATTAACTCTGAGGAACTGGTAAACATTTTGGAATCCATCTTAAAGAAATACAGCTCAAG ATTTCATCATCCAATCCTCAGTCCTCTTGAAAGCAGTTTCCAGCTGGAAGTAGATGTGCTTGCACATCTCTTAAAAGCTCAGGCTCAGATCTCAGAGTGGAAGTTCCTTCCATCCCTCGTCAACTTGCACAGTGCTCACACAAAACTACAGACTTGGGGCCAAATTTTTGAGAAACAGCGAGAGACCAAGAAGCATTTGTTTGGAGGGCAGTCTCAGAAGGCTGTACAACCTCCGCACCTCTTCCTCTGGCTGATGAAGCTCAAAAACATTCTCCTTGCCAAGTTCAGCTTCTACTTTCACGAGGCCCTTAGTCGACAAACAAcagcatctgaaatgaaaactttgaCTGCTAAAACAAATCCTGATTACTTTGGGAAAATTTCTAGCTTCATCCGGAAGTATGATGCCGTCAATGTTTCCTTAATTTTTGACAATCGTGGATCAGAGAGTTTTCAGGGACATGGTTATCATCATCCCCATTCTTACAGGGAAGCCCCCAAAGGAGTCGATCAGTACCCTGCAGTGGTGTCTCTGCCCAGCGACAGGCCTGTTATGCACTGGCCCAATGTCATCATGATTATGACTGATAGAACCTCTGACCTCAACAGTTTGGAGAAGGTTGTTCACTTCTACGATGACAAAGTCCAAAGCACATACTTTCTGACTCGCCCTGAACCTCACTTTACCATTGTAGTTATTTTTGAGTCCAAGAAGTCAGAAAGGGActatcattttatttcttttctcaatgAAATTTCACATTCCCTTAAGAACTCCAAAGCTTTTGCGAGCTTGAAGCCTGGATCCAAAGGGTAA